In Rhodamnia argentea isolate NSW1041297 chromosome 4, ASM2092103v1, whole genome shotgun sequence, the following proteins share a genomic window:
- the LOC115744513 gene encoding protein SMAX1-LIKE 4-like produces MRAGAYTVQQTLTAEAASVLKHSLSLARRRGHAQVTPLHVAATLLSSRSSLLRRACLKSQPPSSHPHPHPHHHHPLQCRALELCFNVALNRLPTTPGPMLHGQQASLSNALIAALKRAQAHQRRGCIEQQQQQPLLTIKVELEQLVISILDDPSVSRVMREAGFSSTAVKSNIEDSSASSVFQCYSSSGGVFSSPCSPNPADTAPQREVVINPSGCGSFWQTHLFNYSPEQNPLLFSPQKRVLSNCFVTDPAVNNPVKEEDIKLVLEVLLGKNKRRNVVIVGDCFSQNDGLVVELMARIEKGEVPEELKSAHFIKFEFAPAPLRYMKREDVEMNISELKRKIRDHSVASGSTGGGVIIYTGDLKWTLETSNGGGEKKGEVPVVYSPVDHLVAEMGRLLSDYCGGSSTKLWLMTTANIQTYMKCQMKQPPLEVQWGLQAVSVPSGGLGLSLHASSNSDSKQPSTSPPRVLEIKHLSKEERDGLTCCAECTSNYEKEADLFKSNQQKLLPSWLLGQGNDALRKEDLAELRKKWNRLCHGLHRDRTKSYSASTLYGNQSSIGKAYRSTFSHRWWPTQSTIFPDANSISFASSPLKPNQGSNTVPRFRRQQSCTIEFNSGAWAEDKHGRPEPNLYSLKNTEGKEVKITLTLGHSLFDDPGKMAEQNIERMLLRGNMRRLLQDNVPWQSETIPAIVEALFDAKCSKKDSWLLILGNDTVGKRRLAHSIAESMFGSTDFLFQINMRTKRGKEASSDEIEARTSKNDDKLVVLVEDIDLADKQFIRYLADRFETGKFTDSSQGEQNQGQVVFILTSGDSTGYDGRIRQNSAVQMTVKVIETTTKSNHKRKSEWGLLDKMKSPRTDGYEGAYWGSLEKGNIEGVLSRQSSFNAIDLNMKADEDYEPGGKPEDLSPNSSDLTRESSGEIQCPRTFLESIENRFTFNRSLTRDRETTEFFLSMVKKSFEGVYGDGNKDRFSVEEGVLEEIVAGGGFFLNSLFEKWLKDIFQTAMQIVTSKGRDGISFRLCLGGKGEGNLEEGFMSTCLPKKIQISYGD; encoded by the exons ATGCGTGCAGGAGCTTACACGGTCCAACAGACCCTCACAGCAGAGGCTGCTTCAGTCCTGAAGCACTCTCTCAGCCTTGCGAGGAGGAGAGGCCATGCCCAGGTCACTCCCCTGCATGTCGCTGCCACTCTTCTGAGCTCAAGGTCGAGCCTTTTGAGGAGAGCCTGTCTCAAGTCTCAGCCACCTTCttctcatcctcatcctcatcctcaccACCATCATCCTCTCCAATGCAGAGCTCTTGAGCTTTGCTTCAATGTCGCGCTCAACAGGCTTCCCACCACGCCAGGCCCAATGCTCCATGGCCAACAGGCATCTCTCTCCAATGCCCTGATCGCCGCCCTCAAGAGAGCCCAGGCCCACCAGAGGAGGGGTTGCAttgagcagcagcagcagcagcctcTCCTGACCATCAAGGTCGAGTTGGAACAGCTGGTCATTTCCATCCTAGATGACCCGAGTGTGAGTCGGGTCATGAGAGAGGCTGGCTTCTCTAGCACCGCAGTGAAGAGTAACATAGAGGACTCTTCGGCTTCTTCTGTGTTCCAGTGTTACAGCTCCTCCGGTGGAGTCTTCTCTTCGCCTTGCTCTCCTAATCCTGCCGACACGGCCCCACAGAGAGAAGTGGTCATAAACCCTAGTGGGTGTGGCAGCTTCTGGCAGACCCACCTGTTCAACTACTCTCCCGAGCAAAACCCACTTCTGTTCTCTCCCCAGAAGAGAGTTTTGAGCAACTGCTTCGTCACAGATCCTGCTGTTAATAATCCTGTGAAGGAGGAGGACATCAAACTGGTTCTTGAGGTACTGCTGGGGAAGAATAAGAGAAGGAATGTTGTGATAGTGGGTGACTGCTTTTCACAGAATGATGGCCTTGTTGTAGAGCTGATGGCAAGAATCGAGAAAGGAGAGGTTCCTGAGGAGCTCAAATCGGCCCACTTCATAAAGTTCGAATTTGCACCCGCTCCCTTGAGGTACATGAAGAGAGAGGACGTGGAGATGAACATTTCAGAACTCAAGAGGAAGATTCGTGATCATTCTGTTGCATCTGGATCAACTGGTGGAGGTGTAATAATCTATACGGGAGACTTGAAATGGACCTTGGAAACAAGTAATGGTGGGGGTGAGAAAAAAGGTGAAGTGCCGGTGGTATATAGCCCAGTGGATCATCTTGTTGCAGAGATGGGAAGGTTATTATCAGATTACTGTGGTGGTTCAAGTACAAAGCTTTGGCTAATGACAACTGCAAACATCCAGACGTACATGAAATGCCAAATGAAGCAGCCTCCTTTGGAGGTTCAATGGGGTCTTCAAGCTGTTTCTGTTCCATCTGGTGGCCTCGGCTTGAGCCTCCATGCATccag CAACAGCGACTCGAAACAACCATCGACGAGTCCACCTCGGGTGCTGGAGATAAAGCACCTGAGCAAGGAGGAACGAGATGGCCTCACCTGCTGTGCTGAGTGCACCTCCAACTACGAGAAAGAAGCTGACCTATTTAAGTCTAACCAACAGAAACTTTTGCCGTCCTGGCTCCTAGGACAAGGCAACGATGCTCTCCGCAAG GAAGACTTAGCTGAGCTGAGGAAAAAATGGAACAGATTGTGCCATGGGCTTCACCGGGACAGGACAAAGAGCTACAGCGCTTCCACCTTGTATGGCAATCAAAGTTCCATAGGGAAGGCCTACCGTAGCACATTCTCACACCGTTGGTGGCCTACTCAGAGCACCATCTTCCCTGATGCAAATTCAATCTCGTTTGCTAGCTCGCCATTGAAGCCTAATCAGGGTTCCAATACTGTGCCCCGTTTCAGACGGCAACAATCCTGCACCATCGAGTTCAATTCCGGTGCCTGGGCTGAGGATAAGCATGGTAGGCCAGAACCAAACTTGTATTCTCTCAAGAACACCGAAGGAAAGGAGGTGAAGATCACTCTCACTCTTGGCCATTCCCTTTTCGATGATCCGGGGAAAATGGCAGAGCAGAATATTGAGAGGATGTTGCTGCGAGGGAACATGCGACGGTTGCTTCAGGATAATGTGCCGTGGCAATCTGAAACAATTCCTGCAATTGTGGAGGCCTTGTTCGATGCCAAATGCAGCAAGAAGGATAGTTGGCTACTGATTCTGGGAAATGACACGGTCGGAAAGAGAAGGTTGGCGCATTCGATCGCAGAGTCGATGTTTGGGTCGACTGATTTCCTTTTCCAGATTAACATGAGAACAAAACGTGGTAAGGAGGCCTCATCAGATGAAATAGAGGCAAGGACCTCAAAgaatgatgacaaacttgtggTCTTGGTGGAAGACATTGATTTGGCAGACAAACAATTTATTAGGTACCTTGCTGACCGATTTGAGACTGGAAAATTTACAGATTCAAGCCAGGGAGAACAAAACCAAGGTCAAGTTGTGTTCATATTGACTAGTGGGGACTCCACGGGTTATGATGGTCGAATCAGACAGAATTCAGCAGTTCAGATGACTGTAAAGGTCATTGAAACGACAACCAAATCCAATCACAAGAGGAAATCCGAGTGGGGCTTGTTAGATAAGATGAAAAGTCCGAGAACCGATGGGTACGAGGGCGCATATTGGGGTTCTTTGGAGAAAGGGAACATTGAGGGAGTTCTCTCGAGGCAGTCCAGCTTCAATGCCATTGATCTAAATATGAAGGCCGACGAGGACTATGAACCTGGCGGGAAACCTGAGGACTTGAGCCCCAATTCCAGTGACTTGACCCGCGAAAGTTCAGGCGAAATCCAATGCCCACGGACATTCCTGGAATCCATTGAGAACCGGTTCACCTTTAACCGAAGCCTGACTCGAGATAGGGAGACAACGGAGTTTTTCTTGTCCATGGTAAAGAAATCTTTCGAAGGGGTATACGGGGATGGAAATAAGGATAGGTTTAGTGTAGAGGAAGGGGTTTTAGAGGAGATAGTAGCTGGTGGGGGTTTTTTTCTGAACAGTTTGTTTGAGAAATGGTTAAAGGACATTTTCCAAACAGCCATGCAAATAGTCACAAGTAAGGGGAGGGATGGTATAAGTTTTAGGCTCTGTTTAGGGGGTAAAGGTGAAGGAAACTTGGAAGAAGGGTTCATGAGCACATGCCTAcccaagaaaatccaaatttcctACGGGGACTAA